One Pongo pygmaeus isolate AG05252 chromosome 10, NHGRI_mPonPyg2-v2.0_pri, whole genome shotgun sequence genomic window carries:
- the TMEM106C gene encoding transmembrane protein 106C isoform X1 has protein sequence MGSQHSAAARPSSWRRKQEDDRDGLLAEREQEEAIAQFPYVEFTGRDSITCLTCQGTGYIPTEQVNELVALIPHSDQRLRPQRTKQYVLLSILLCLLASGLVVFFLFPHSVLVDDDGIKVVKVTFNKQDSLVILTIMATLKIRNSNFYPVAVTSLSSQIQYMNTVVGTYVTTNVSLIPPRSEQLVNFTGKAEMGGPFSYVYFFCTVPDILVHSIVIFMRTSVKISYIGLMTQSSLETHHYVDCGGNSTAI, from the exons ATGGGGTCTCAGCATTCCGCTGCTGCTCGCCCCTCCTCCTGGAGGCGAAAGCAAGAAGATGACAGGGACGGTTTGCTGGCTGAACGAGAGCAGGAAGAAGCCATTGCTCAGTTCCCATATGTGGAATTCACCGGGAGAGATAGCATCACCTGTCTCACGTGCCAGGGGACAGGCTACATTCCAACAG AGCAAGTAAATGAGTTGGTGGCTTTGATCCCACACAGTGATCAGAGATTGCGCCCTCAGCGAAC TAAGCAATATGTCCTCCTGTCCATCCTGCTTTGTCTCCTGGCATctggtttggtggttttcttcTTGTTTCCGCATTCAGTCCTTGTGGATGATGACGGCATCAAAGTCGTGAAAGTCACATTTAATAAGCAAGACTCCCTTGTAATTCTCACCATCATG GCCACCCTGAAAATCAGGAACTCCAACTTCTACCCGGTGGCAGTGACCAGCCTGTCCAGCCAGATTCAGTACATGAACACAGTGGTCGGTACATATGTGACTACTAACGTCTCCCTTATTCCACCTCGGAGTGAGCAACTG GTGAATTTTACCgggaaggccgagatgggaggaccGTTTTCCTATGTGTA CTTCTTCTGCACGGTACCTGATATCCTGGTGCACAGCATAGTGATCTTCATGCG AACTTCAGTGAAGATTTCATACATTGGCCTCATGACCCAGAGCTCCTTGGAGACACATCACTATGTGGATTGTGGAGGAAATTCCACAGCTATTTAA
- the TMEM106C gene encoding transmembrane protein 106C isoform X2: MGSQHSAAARPSSWRRKQEDDRDGLLAEREQEEAIAQFPYVEFTGRDSITCLTCQGTGYIPTEQVNELVALIPHSDQRLRPQRTKQYVLLSILLCLLASGLVVFFLFPHSVLVDDDGIKVVKVTFNKQDSLVILTIMATLKIRNSNFYPVAVTSLSSQIQYMNTVVGTYVTTNVSLIPPRSEQLVNFTGKAEMGGPFSYV, encoded by the exons ATGGGGTCTCAGCATTCCGCTGCTGCTCGCCCCTCCTCCTGGAGGCGAAAGCAAGAAGATGACAGGGACGGTTTGCTGGCTGAACGAGAGCAGGAAGAAGCCATTGCTCAGTTCCCATATGTGGAATTCACCGGGAGAGATAGCATCACCTGTCTCACGTGCCAGGGGACAGGCTACATTCCAACAG AGCAAGTAAATGAGTTGGTGGCTTTGATCCCACACAGTGATCAGAGATTGCGCCCTCAGCGAAC TAAGCAATATGTCCTCCTGTCCATCCTGCTTTGTCTCCTGGCATctggtttggtggttttcttcTTGTTTCCGCATTCAGTCCTTGTGGATGATGACGGCATCAAAGTCGTGAAAGTCACATTTAATAAGCAAGACTCCCTTGTAATTCTCACCATCATG GCCACCCTGAAAATCAGGAACTCCAACTTCTACCCGGTGGCAGTGACCAGCCTGTCCAGCCAGATTCAGTACATGAACACAGTGGTCGGTACATATGTGACTACTAACGTCTCCCTTATTCCACCTCGGAGTGAGCAACTG GTGAATTTTACCgggaaggccgagatgggaggaccGTTTTCCTATGTGTA A